AGGCCTGTGATGCTCTGGATCATGCCCACCAAAAAGGTGTCATTCACCGCGACCTGAAGTCAAGCAATATCATGCTTGTAGAAGTGGAAGGGCGCAAAGACTTTGTCAAAGTAGTGGACTTTGGTATAGCTAAGCTGACCAATGCCTCCGGCAAGCTCCAGCAAAACCTGACACAAACAGGCGAAATCTTTGGCAGTCCTATATATATGAGTCCGGAGCAGTGCCTGGGTCAGACCCTCGATGCTCGCTCAGATATCTATTCGATGGGTGCAGTACTCTACGAATCCCTTACTGGTTTACCTCCTTTGATGGGGGACACCATATATGCCACCATGAAAATGCATGTCTCAGAGATGCCACTGCGTATTTCTGAGGCACGTCCTGACCTGCGTGTGCCTGAGCTAATTGAGTCAATTGCCTTTAGAGCCCTTGCTAAAAAGCCAGAACAACGCTTTCAGAGCATGCAAGAATTTAGAGATGCGCTCGAAGCCTGTATGCGTACGCAGTTTGATACAGGTAGCATGCCCTCTCTTTTGAGCGCTCCTCCAGCCGTTGGCTTTGGCACAATCCCACCGGGAGCTGGTGGTAAAGACTTTGACGACTTTGATCTATCGGGTGGTCTCTTTGGTGATGATCCACCACCAGCGGACAGACCAAGTTTTAAAGCTCGTGACAGCATGCCGTTTGTCACTGGCCCCGAAAAATTGAGCACCACTGGCCGTACCACCATAGCGCGGTCAACTCGCACTTCGGGTATGACTCAAGACACTGGGCGACGCACTCAGGGAGTACGCAAGCCATCATCGAGCGATCGCAAGGGCAGCAAAGTCGGTCGCAAAATCGAGATGCCAGCCTGGCTGACTACGCGTAATTTAACCATTGGTGGTTTAGCCCTGTTAGTACCGCTTATCCTGGCTGGAGCTGGTTTTTATCTCAATAGTCTGGGCAATGACAATCCGCTGCTCTTTGTCAAAAAATACAAAGCCTCTCTCTGGTATTACGCTCCGCCTGCGGAGACCGAGGACCACAAAGAGTTTCCCGGCATGTTTTATGTGCAGACAGTCAGTCCAAAGAGCAAAATGCTCAAAATCGACCTGTCCAAGTTCGATATTCGCAACCATATCTCGTCGCTCACCCTCGATGACGTCCGGGTAGGCGCTCGCTGGGACTTGTCTGGACCGATGGGGGCCAATAACACATTAATACTGGAAGACGGGCAATTCATCGAAAAGGAAGCTGACCCTTCCATCAAAAAAGCCAGAGATGTGCTGGAAGACTTCCTTACCAATATCCGCGACAGTGGCAAGTACGAGGGTATTCTTAAAAGTGCCTGGGACCTTTGCTCCGAAGAATACAAAAGGGACAATCCACCAGACCCATTTATGGAACGATTCCGTCGTGAGCCAGTCTTCCTGGATAACTTCACCGATAAATTTCTACCGCCAGGGGCTATTCGGGTACAGGAAGCATCGGGCGCTGCAGTAACATTTTTACTGGACGGTCATTACTTCCTCAAGCCAAACTCGGCTGGCAGCGCTGTTTATTATCAGGCAGTGCTGGTTCAAAAGAACGGCCAGTGGCAGATAGATAAGTTTGTCGATGTCGCAGAAAAAATATGGAAGGACACAATGCCCAAGTAGTTGCCGGTATGCAACGATTTTGGTGAATTAACCCCAGGATTTTTATTTCATTAACTAGTCGGGGCAATACTATAATAAGTCTGACTTTTTATCTGATTTGTCCAAGGGCACTTTAGAACTAAAGTAAAAACCTCTGAGAAGGAGCATAAAATGGAGAATAGCGGTTTAGTTTGTATGATGATTGTTGCTGCAGGCATCGTCATTATGCCCGTGATAATTATCAAGCTGGCAAAGGCGATGAAAACACTCAAAGACAAGAAAGAAGCTTCGGCTGACAGCAAATAACAGGTCTTTGTAATAAGCGCTTTTAGGACTGGTAGGGCGGCCCGGCGCAATTATAGGTTTGTAAAAACTAGCTCCCCGATTGGGGAGCTTTTTTAATGGCAAAAGAAAACCCGCCTTTGGGGCGGGTTAAAAAACTCCCGAGGCTGGATTCGAACCAGCGACCAAGTGATTAACAGTCACCTGCGCTACCGCTGCGCTACTCGGGAATAGAGCGTATGAAAAATACTAACATGGCTCCCTCAATAATAGAAATAAGGGAGAAGATTAGTTTACGGAATTTATTAGGTCGCATTTTCGACTTGCCTCAACTCATTTTGTATACTGGTAGGGATCCAGTCAAAAGAGGAAATATGGGTATTTTTGGGGCACAAAAGGTGAGCGCAGTGTCCGCTCAGGACGCCAAGCAAATGGTCGAAATTTATTTTGAGCGTCGCGGTCTCAATGCCCGAGATCATGCCCTGGCCGATGCCAGTGGTTTTGGCTGGTGGCTCATGGAGGGCTCTGCCCGTGTCTATATCCTCGTCCAGGAAGGTCCCAAAGATAGCCGCGGTCAAAATCCCAGTATGCTCCGCATTACAGCTCCTCTTGTCCACATCCCAGACCTCAATAAAGAACAATTTTATCGTCGCCTCCTGGATTTAAATGGCAATCTCAGCCTTTGTGCTCTCAGCACCCACGAAGATGTTGTCCTGGTTGTGGCGCAAAGGCCCACAGCGGGACTAGATCAAGAAGAACTCGACGAT
Above is a window of Candidatus Obscuribacter sp. DNA encoding:
- a CDS encoding serine/threonine protein kinase: MTFEDPANTTKKKVCTSCKREFPATQAVCPYDKSMLMYLQKDELLGTILNDRYRVLEEVGRGGMSIVYRGLHEMMDRTVAIKMLQSQHVTDQLSIKRFQQEAQAASHLQHPHVITVYDCGVVATGQPYIVMDFLEGDSLTDVIKRENHIPFSRAIPIFAQACDALDHAHQKGVIHRDLKSSNIMLVEVEGRKDFVKVVDFGIAKLTNASGKLQQNLTQTGEIFGSPIYMSPEQCLGQTLDARSDIYSMGAVLYESLTGLPPLMGDTIYATMKMHVSEMPLRISEARPDLRVPELIESIAFRALAKKPEQRFQSMQEFRDALEACMRTQFDTGSMPSLLSAPPAVGFGTIPPGAGGKDFDDFDLSGGLFGDDPPPADRPSFKARDSMPFVTGPEKLSTTGRTTIARSTRTSGMTQDTGRRTQGVRKPSSSDRKGSKVGRKIEMPAWLTTRNLTIGGLALLVPLILAGAGFYLNSLGNDNPLLFVKKYKASLWYYAPPAETEDHKEFPGMFYVQTVSPKSKMLKIDLSKFDIRNHISSLTLDDVRVGARWDLSGPMGANNTLILEDGQFIEKEADPSIKKARDVLEDFLTNIRDSGKYEGILKSAWDLCSEEYKRDNPPDPFMERFRREPVFLDNFTDKFLPPGAIRVQEASGAAVTFLLDGHYFLKPNSAGSAVYYQAVLVQKNGQWQIDKFVDVAEKIWKDTMPK
- a CDS encoding YbjN domain-containing protein produces the protein MSAQDAKQMVEIYFERRGLNARDHALADASGFGWWLMEGSARVYILVQEGPKDSRGQNPSMLRITAPLVHIPDLNKEQFYRRLLDLNGNLSLCALSTHEDVVLVVAQRPTAGLDQEELDDLVWHVAYVADLLDNKLAEEFGCKMYKN